The following proteins come from a genomic window of Nitrospira sp.:
- a CDS encoding Endonuclease III — translation MRVQKQPFEITSVFRKIRKAIEPFPKAAMFQLAEEGFISPFEQLVACLISVRTRDETTVPTARRLFSIARTPAHVAKLSVERIEQLIHGTSFREVKAVHIREIAIRTVQNYAGVLPCDEAVLRSFTGVGPKCAHLVLGIACGLPAISVDIHVHRVTNRWGFISASTPEQTMMHLEDQLPKRFWIEINRLLVPFGKHICTPTLPKCSACPVLDVCLQVGVTRHR, via the coding sequence ATGCGTGTGCAAAAACAGCCGTTTGAAATCACGTCTGTCTTTCGGAAGATCAGGAAAGCGATTGAACCCTTTCCAAAGGCGGCCATGTTTCAGTTGGCTGAGGAGGGGTTCATTTCACCGTTCGAGCAATTGGTCGCTTGTTTGATTTCGGTCCGAACTCGGGATGAAACCACGGTCCCCACAGCTCGGCGATTGTTCTCAATAGCAAGGACACCTGCTCATGTTGCAAAGCTTTCCGTCGAACGGATCGAACAGCTGATTCATGGGACGTCGTTTCGGGAGGTAAAGGCCGTACATATCCGGGAGATCGCAATACGTACGGTGCAAAATTATGCAGGGGTGCTGCCGTGCGATGAAGCCGTCCTACGGTCTTTCACAGGCGTGGGCCCCAAATGCGCGCATCTCGTGTTAGGTATCGCATGTGGGTTACCGGCGATCAGTGTGGATATCCACGTCCATCGGGTGACGAATCGATGGGGATTTATTTCAGCATCGACTCCCGAACAGACCATGATGCATCTTGAGGACCAATTGCCGAAAAGGTTTTGGATAGAGATCAACCGCCTGCTTGTTCCATTTGGCAAACATATCTGCACCCCGACTTTGCCGAAATGTTCCGCATGTCCAGTCCTCGATGTGTGTCTGCAAGTCGGTGTCACCAGGCATCGATAA